The following proteins are co-located in the Roseovarius arcticus genome:
- the xth gene encoding exodeoxyribonuclease III — MKVATFNINGIKARINALPDWLDEAGADVVLLQEIKSVDEAFPREIFEDRGYTVETHGQKGFNGVAILSKLPLEDVTRGLPGDESDDQARWIEATVIGDTAIRVCGLYLPNGNPVPGPKYDYKLAWMERMQTRATALLALEEPFLMAGDYNVIPQDEDAKRPEVWQEDALALPQTRAAFRRLLNLGFTEAFRAQTHGPGHYSFWDYQAGAWNRDDGIRIDHFLLSPQCADLLEDCQIDRDVRAREKPSDHVPVWVKLRA; from the coding sequence ATGAAAGTTGCCACATTCAACATCAACGGCATAAAGGCCCGCATAAACGCCCTGCCCGATTGGCTGGATGAGGCAGGCGCCGACGTGGTGTTGCTGCAAGAGATCAAGTCCGTTGACGAGGCGTTCCCCCGCGAGATTTTCGAGGATCGCGGCTATACCGTCGAGACGCACGGGCAGAAGGGATTTAACGGGGTCGCGATCCTGTCGAAACTGCCCCTTGAGGATGTCACGCGTGGTCTGCCGGGCGATGAAAGCGACGACCAAGCGCGCTGGATCGAGGCGACGGTGATAGGGGACACCGCGATCCGCGTCTGCGGCCTCTACCTGCCGAATGGCAATCCGGTGCCAGGGCCAAAGTATGACTACAAGCTGGCATGGATGGAGCGGATGCAGACCCGCGCCACTGCCCTGCTGGCGCTGGAGGAGCCGTTTTTAATGGCCGGCGATTACAACGTGATCCCACAGGACGAGGACGCAAAGCGCCCTGAGGTCTGGCAAGAGGATGCTCTGGCGCTGCCCCAGACGCGGGCCGCCTTTCGCCGACTGCTGAACCTCGGCTTTACCGAGGCGTTTCGCGCGCAAACGCACGGCCCCGGTCACTACAGCTTTTGGGATTATCAGGCGGGCGCGTGGAATCGCGATGACGGTATTCGCATCGACCACTTCCTGCTAAGCCCTCAGTGTGCGGACCTGCTGGAGGATTGCCAGATCGACCGCGACGTGCGCGCCCGCGAAAAGCCTTCGGACCACGTTCCAGTCTGGGTGAAATTGCGCGCCTGA
- a CDS encoding DMT family transporter, with the protein MDNLRGSMLMVLAMAGFAIEDLFVKLLSQDMPVGQILMMLGGAGCAVFAVAARAQGTRLISPVLLSRPVMLRNLGEIIAAVTYVTSLALADLSTVSAILQATPLAVTLGAALFMGAQVGWRRWSAILVGLAGVLLIVRPGLDAFHISSVFAVISVIGLAIRDLATRAIPSHVSSMQLSCYAFGTMVPTGAVMLAIQGGAAMPGLLAWAYLLGALIFGVLGYYFIVGAMRIGEIAAVTPFRYSRLLFALIIGMTLLGERPDVWTLIGAAIIIASGLYTLIREQRLARRAFRQAKPNGPL; encoded by the coding sequence ATGGATAACCTACGCGGTAGCATGCTGATGGTGCTGGCGATGGCGGGATTCGCTATCGAGGATCTCTTCGTGAAGCTGCTGTCGCAGGACATGCCTGTTGGGCAAATTCTGATGATGCTGGGCGGCGCTGGATGCGCAGTGTTCGCCGTCGCCGCGCGCGCCCAAGGCACCCGCCTTATCAGCCCGGTATTGCTGAGCCGCCCCGTCATGCTGCGCAACTTGGGCGAGATTATCGCGGCGGTCACGTATGTCACCTCGCTGGCGCTTGCGGACCTTTCAACCGTTTCGGCGATCCTTCAGGCGACACCTCTGGCGGTCACGCTTGGCGCCGCACTTTTTATGGGTGCGCAGGTGGGCTGGCGGCGCTGGTCAGCCATTCTGGTGGGCCTCGCCGGGGTGCTGCTGATCGTGCGGCCGGGCTTGGATGCCTTCCACATCTCGTCGGTCTTTGCGGTCATATCAGTGATCGGCCTTGCCATCCGCGATCTGGCAACGCGGGCAATTCCGTCGCACGTGTCGTCGATGCAGCTGTCGTGCTATGCGTTCGGTACTATGGTCCCGACCGGAGCGGTTATGCTGGCCATTCAAGGCGGCGCTGCGATGCCGGGATTGTTGGCTTGGGCCTATCTACTGGGGGCTTTGATATTTGGCGTTTTGGGGTATTACTTCATCGTTGGCGCCATGCGCATCGGCGAAATTGCCGCTGTCACGCCATTTCGCTACTCGCGGCTGCTGTTTGCTCTGATCATCGGCATGACCCTGCTGGGCGAGCGGCCTGATGTGTGGACGCTGATCGGCGCGGCAATAATTATCGCATCCGGCCTTTATACCCTGATCCGCGAACAGCGGCTGGCCCGCCGCGCGTTCCGGCAGGCCAAGCCCAACGGGCCGCTATAG